The stretch of DNA GGCGCGCCGGGACGTGCGCGAGATGGTGGAGTCGGCGTGGGCGGGATGGCGCCGGTGACTGAAGGAGTGGGGACAGCCGGGGTGACGGCGGCGGGCACCGGGACCGACAGCAATGTGAAGCCCGCGCCGCCCGGCGGCGCGGCCGCTCCCACGGCCCGCCCTCCACGGCTCTACGCGCTCGACCTCATACGCTTCATCGCCGCGGCAGTGGTCGTGCTGCGCCACTGGGTGGCGACCGGAACCGCCTACGTGGGCAACCACTGGGTCTACGCCTGGGGCATAGCGCAGCCCAGGCACATAGCGCCGTTCCCGCTCGTCGCGGTCGTGACCTACGGAGACCTGGGCGTCCAGCTCTTCTTCCTGATCAGCGGCTTCGTGATCTGCATGAGCAGCTGGGGCCGCACGCTCGGCCAGTTCGGCGCCTCGCGCGTCTCGCGGCTGTACCCCGCTTACTGGTTTTCCGTGCTCGCCTCGATCGCGGTGCTGCTCGCCCTCCCCCGCCTGGGTGTGCACAGGTGGCCCGGTACGTTCAACGACGTCCTGATGAACCTGACCATGACGCAGAGTTTCTACGGCGTCCACGACATCGACCCGGTGTACTGGACCCTGGCTGCCGAGCTGCGCTTCTACCTGTTGTTCGCCATCGTCGTGGCATTCGGCGTGACCTACCGGCGGGTCATGTACTTCTGCTGGCTCTGGGTCTTCGCGGCGATGTTCACCAAGGTCACCGGCAATGGCACGCTGAACCAGATCCTGCAGCCGGCCTACGCGCCGTACTTCATCGCCGGCGTGGCGTTCTTCCTGATATGGCGCTTCGGGCCGACCATGCTGCTGTGGGCGCTGGTCGGGGTGTCGTTCCTGATCGCGCAGTCGCAGACCGCCCCAGACCCGCTCTCGTTCCCCGAGATCGGCTGGGCCTACCCGCGCTGGCCGATGCTGCTGTGCCTGGTGCTGTTCTTCGCACTGATGGCCCTCATCGCGCTGCACAAGCTCGACTGGGTCCGGTGGAAGCCGCTGGCCACGCTCGGCGCCCTGACTTATCCCCTGTACCTGCTCCACCAGGACATCGGCTTCACGATGATCGCCTACCTGCACCGGCACCTGTCGTTCTGGCCCACGCTGGGCCTGGCCGCATTTGGCATCCTCGTGCTGTGCTACCTGGTCCAGCGGTTCGTCGAGCCGACTGTGCAGCGCCTGCTGAAGAACGGCGTCAAGAACTCCCTGCTGGCCATGCGGCGCGCCGACGAAGGCGCCCAGCCGGCCGGCCGGAGCAGCAGAAGTCGCGCATTCCTGATTCCGCACCAGGGGGCGGCGTCGTCTCCATCGCAGTCCGAACCAGCCCCGTGAGAAGCCGTGACGTGCTGCACACCGTGGTGGCGCTGAGCTCCAGCCCTACCGCGCGCAAGCTCAAGCCCCCGACCCCGGACGGCACCGGCATCCGCGACTACATCCACGTCGCAGACCTCGCCGAGGCCCACACCGCGGCGGCCCGCCGGCTGATCGCCGACCCGCCCCCGGGCCTGACCGGCGCCGTCGAGGCGCGCCGGGACGGCGTCCCGGCGCGCTCGGCGGCCTCAGCGGACCGGATCCGGCAGGAACTGGGCTGGACGACGCGAAGGGACGTGCGCGAGATGGTGGAGTCGGCGTGGGCGGGGTGGCACCGATGAGCGACACGGTGAAGGAGTTCGAAGTGGGGGCGACGGCCAAGATGGAACCATCCGGAGACCTGGAGGCGCCCGCGCCCGTTGCAGCGTCCGTATTCGCACCTGCGCCCGCCGCGACCCCGGCCAAGAGCCGTGCGCCTCGCCTGTACGCGCTGGATCTACTGCGCTTCATAGCGGCCGCTTCCGTGGTTGGGATGCACTGGGTCGCGCTGGGTAACGGCGTGGGTGCTTATGGCGCTCAGAGAGCAGAACCGTACGGGGTGACCTACGGCCGTCAGATCTTCCCCCATTCGATCACCGACGCCCTGACCTATGGCGGGCTCGGGGTCGAGCTCTTCTTCCTGATCAGCGGCTTCGTCATCTGCATGAGCAGTTGGGGCCGGACTGTCGGCCAGTTCGGCGCTTCCCGGATATCCCGGCTGTTCCCCGCCTATTGGTTCGCCGTCCTCGCGACCACGGCCGTGGTGCTGCTGTTTCCCCGGCTAGGAGTGCAAGGGAACTTCTCCCTGTTCCGGACCTGCCTGGCCAATCTCACGATGCTCCAGCACTTCTTCGGCGGCGCCGACGCCGACCCCGTGTACTGGACACTGGCGCAAGAGCTTCGCTTCTACCTCTTGTTCGCGATCGTCGTCGCCTTCGGCGTCACCTACCGCCGTGTGCTCTACTTCTGCTGGCTGTGGCTGTTCGTGGCCATGTTGACCGCCATGAGCGGCAACGGGACACTGGACGCCATCACCCAGCCGGACTACGCGCCCTACTTCATCGGCGGCATCGCCTTCTTCCTCATGTGGAAGTTCGGCCCCAATCTCCTGTTGTGGGGACTGGTCGGCATCACCTTCCTCGTCGCGCAGGCTCAACTTCAGCCCCAGCCGCAGGTGGCGTTCGGATGGAACGCACCGATGTGGCCGATGGTCCTGGTCATCACCGCCTGCTACGGCTCAATGGCTTTGATCGCCCTGCACAAGCTCGACTGGGTCCGTTGGAAGGGCCTGACAGTGGTGGGCGCACTCACCTATCCGCT from Catenulispora sp. GP43 encodes:
- a CDS encoding acyltransferase family protein; translated protein: MTEGVGTAGVTAAGTGTDSNVKPAPPGGAAAPTARPPRLYALDLIRFIAAAVVVLRHWVATGTAYVGNHWVYAWGIAQPRHIAPFPLVAVVTYGDLGVQLFFLISGFVICMSSWGRTLGQFGASRVSRLYPAYWFSVLASIAVLLALPRLGVHRWPGTFNDVLMNLTMTQSFYGVHDIDPVYWTLAAELRFYLLFAIVVAFGVTYRRVMYFCWLWVFAAMFTKVTGNGTLNQILQPAYAPYFIAGVAFFLIWRFGPTMLLWALVGVSFLIAQSQTAPDPLSFPEIGWAYPRWPMLLCLVLFFALMALIALHKLDWVRWKPLATLGALTYPLYLLHQDIGFTMIAYLHRHLSFWPTLGLAAFGILVLCYLVQRFVEPTVQRLLKNGVKNSLLAMRRADEGAQPAGRSSRSRAFLIPHQGAASSPSQSEPAP
- a CDS encoding acyltransferase family protein; this translates as MSDTVKEFEVGATAKMEPSGDLEAPAPVAASVFAPAPAATPAKSRAPRLYALDLLRFIAAASVVGMHWVALGNGVGAYGAQRAEPYGVTYGRQIFPHSITDALTYGGLGVELFFLISGFVICMSSWGRTVGQFGASRISRLFPAYWFAVLATTAVVLLFPRLGVQGNFSLFRTCLANLTMLQHFFGGADADPVYWTLAQELRFYLLFAIVVAFGVTYRRVLYFCWLWLFVAMLTAMSGNGTLDAITQPDYAPYFIGGIAFFLMWKFGPNLLLWGLVGITFLVAQAQLQPQPQVAFGWNAPMWPMVLVITACYGSMALIALHKLDWVRWKGLTVVGALTYPLYLLHQEIGFTAIAYLYPKMSAKIMLPLMFVVLLGICWLVHRFIEKPSQRLIKDGIGKSIEAVRTADASAPGPRRRRSTIPRQETATAVLQPNEPTRFS